From the genome of Corallococcus macrosporus DSM 14697:
GACGTTCAGCGCCCGGCGGTAGTACATCTCGCGGTCCGCCATGCCGTTGTAGCCACCGTTGATGCGGCGGGTGACCTCGCGGAAGTTGCCCGCGTCCGCGTAGGTGTTGAGGTTGCGCGACGACCAGTACCAACCGGCGATGCGGAACGCGACGTCGGGGTCCTTCGCGCGCTGGGGGTTGCCCTCCAGGTCGATGCCCAGCGCCCGGCCCGCGGCGCGGTAGTTGGCGCGACCCGTGAGCTGGATGGGCCCGCGGCCCTTGTACCGGACGCCGTCACCCGGCTGGGTGTTGCCCAGGTCCCTGCGGCCCTCGTAGGCGGCGCCGGAGGCAATCTCCTCCATGTAGCGGAGCTGGCCACTCTCGTGGGCGAGCTGCGCCAGGAAGGCCGCCTTGCGCTTGGGCGTGGTGATGTTCGCCTCCGCCATGGCCCGGTTCAGGTGGGGCAGGTACTGCTCCGCCTTGGCCTGCGACAGGTTCGGCATCACCGCCCGGAGCTGCTGCACCGTCACGCCGGCGGAGCCACCGGTGGGCGGCTTCGGCCCGCCCACGCCGCCCACGGGCGGCTGGTTCGGCGTCGGCCGGGTGGGCGACGCACCGCCCCCGCCCGGAATCGTGAGCCGCTGGCCCACGTAGATGAGGTTCGGGTTGGAGATGTTGTTGGCCTTGGCCAGCGCGCCCACCGTCGTCCCGTGCCGGCCCGCGATGCCGCTGAGCGTGTCGCCCGACTTCACGGTGTAGGAGCCACCGCCGCCACCGCCCGTGGAGGGCCGGGTGGGCGCCGCGCCGCCGGAGCCCGGAATCGTGAGCTTCTGGCCCACGT
Proteins encoded in this window:
- a CDS encoding LysM peptidoglycan-binding domain-containing protein translates to MTTYSVRRGDTLSALAQRFKTSVSSLAKTNGISNPNLIYAGQQLRIPDGFDAPRASGGGRAASSYTVKSGDTLSGIAGRHGTSVGALAKANNISNPDRIYVGQKLTIPGSGGAAPTRPSTGGGGGGSYTVKSGDTLSGIAGRHGTTVGALAKANNISNPNLIYVGQRLTIPGGGGASPTRPTPNQPPVGGVGGPKPPTGGSAGVTVQQLRAVMPNLSQAKAEQYLPHLNRAMAEANITTPKRKAAFLAQLAHESGQLRYMEEIASGAAYEGRRDLGNTQPGDGVRYKGRGPIQLTGRANYRAAGRALGIDLEGNPQRAKDPDVAFRIAGWYWSSRNLNTYADAGNFREVTRRINGGYNGMADREMYYRRALNVF